A DNA window from Gasterosteus aculeatus chromosome 16, fGasAcu3.hap1.1, whole genome shotgun sequence contains the following coding sequences:
- the pikfyve gene encoding 1-phosphatidylinositol 3-phosphate 5-kinase isoform X12 has translation MAADDKSSSSSSADWSVEPPVSSPASPSHLTHFKPLTPEQDDPPLRSAYSSFVNLFRFNNKEDGRSPSTVSEKPDAPSPSPQAERRSWSTSPTQSLYSSRGHRKQQPDLLRRTSTASVDWPDGSRKSDTPLSNHDPRTAVQLRTALKRLKEIMEGRSQDSDLKQYWMPDSQCKECYDCNEKFTTFRRRHHCRLCGQIFCSRCCNQEIPGKFMGYTGDLRACTYCRKIALSYAHSTDSCSIGEDLSALSDSTCSVCVLEPSEPRTPVGGRKSSRNIFLEEDLTWQRKTPIGMRKNMIHQEQQNSGLTSRLTARQEDVGKSPARKRSASVTNLSLDRASMAPSYDSAVSPPTSRGMSGTKSGTKLDHSEEERKILLDSSQLKDLWKKICHNSTGMEFQDHRYWLRTYPNCIVGKELVNWLLRNGTISTRAQAIAIGQALVDGRWLDCVTHHDQLFRDEYALYRPLQSTEFSETPSPDSDSVNSVEGHSEPSWFKDIKFDDSDTEQLADESEYAMPNSASPSKRTSVSSSQSVVDSDSAASINLNMEQNNVNFHIKKQSKYPHVPSAAEQKAEFHLSEDGGQNIIISDAFIKESLFNRRVEEKAKEMLFTPLGWHHSSLDQLREENGEKKAMERLLSANHSHMMALLQQLLYSESLSLSWRDIIVPVVRQVVQTVRPDVRNCDDDMDIRQLVHIKKISGGRKFDSKVVNGFVCTKNIAHKKMNSHIKNPQILLLKCSIEYLYREESKFSCIDPIVLQEREFLKNYVQRIVDVRPTLVLVERTVSRIAQDMLLEHGITLVINVKAQVLERVSRMTQGDLVMSMDQLLTKPRLGTCLKFFMQPFTLANDEAKTLMFFEGCPPHLGCSIKLRGASDYELARVKEIIMLMVCVAYHSQLEISFLMDEFAMPPSLAQSTSFPCLLEGTAVEEEEEEMEEEAADGETSEESLEKTVVPEDSAQGGGTEEGGLPLESSPKTGDVDSFKEKHFADSSSPVRHEEAGNVEKMTSTPFSSPMTMPLCVPPPFLLEEDQEMDSDTLIMAPGGEAEEEEEGSPGAKGDSHDRDEGDGAPATRSFRDPLQDDTGMFVAEQVDSSDDRLKSISAGFKQELKEIILCISPFITFREPFLLTPAGMHCPSRDYFPEQVYLSPLLNKDYKELDGRRKRQLLKDSAPSALVSAQTNGALQPKPINVLPSHSLTSTRIVEQLSGSQDLAKMLADYRAQGGRIRQRDATDPFCAATPASVQSKAPDGPPRPPARADSEEERPSRQTDVSLAPKRSDWTCVDHHEALVALSNWSYFHLKEKSVQLDCLNPVNHQRLCVLFSSSSAQSSNAPNPCVSPWIVTMDFYGKNDLSLGVFLERYCFRPSYHCPSMFCETPMVHHIRRFVHGSGCVQIVLKELDSPVPGYQHTILNYSWCRVCKQVTPVVPLSNDSWSMSFAKYLELRFYGHQYSRRANAEPCGHSIHKDYHQYFSYNQMVASFSYTSVRLLEICLPRPKIFIRNLGPSKTNLQQDLKDFTHKVTQVYLAIDDRLTSLKTDTFSKTREEKMEDLFAQKDMEEAELRSWIDKLQVRLQACVLDSPQQVQAVLESLVMKKQGLCEMLQSWNGRLQELFQQEKGRKRLSVPPSPGRHRQTAADDSKCALDSSPRNPSPVVQNGDKEDRHLCILPSSSSSSSSMLPSPGEPAVEAFTPVPSFTEQDSLSIPEDVFDGHLLGSTDSQVKEKSTMKAILANFLPGNSYNPIPFPFDPDKHYLMYEHERVPIAVCEREPSSIIAFALSCKEYKTSLDDLSKTSNAGGDETPQAARYQRENSAGESRTKSSPARPSESASSQQSRTSMETDPLKDAELGDKQRKQTLNPHVELQFSDANARFYCRIYYAEEFHKMREEIMESPEEDFVRSLSHCVNWQARGGKSGAVFYATEDDRFILKQMPRLEVQSFLDFAPHYFTYITGAVQQKRPTALAKILGVYRIGYKNSQNNTEKKLDLLVMENLFYGRKMAQVFDLKGSLRNRNVKTDSGKESCEVVLLDENLLKLIHDNPLYIRSHCKAILRAAIHSDAYFLSSHLIIDYSLLVGRDDATDQLVVGIIDYIRTFTWDKRLEMVVKSTGILGGQGKMPTVVSPELYRSRFCEAMDKYFLMVPDHWTGLGVNC, from the exons ATGGCTGCAGATGACAagtcctcgtcctcatcctcagcGGACTGGAGCGTCGAGCCGCCCGTCTCTTCGCCGGCGAGCCCCTCCCACTTGACGCACTTCAAACCACTGACTCCGGAGCAGGatgacccccccctccgctccgCCTACAGCTCGTTTGTCAACCTGTTTCGTTTCAACAACAAAG aggATGGACGTTCTCCCTCAACGGTGTCGGAGAAGCCGGACGCTCCATCCCCTTCGCCTCAAGCAGAGCGGAGGAGCTGGTCCACAAGTCCAACCCAGTCCCTCTACAGTTCCAGGGGGCACCGAAAACAGCAGCCAGACCTCCTCCGACGTACCTCAACTGCCTcag TGGATTGGCCAG ACGGCAGCAGGAAGTCCGACACCCCCCTCAGTAATCATGACCCTCGCACAGCTGTGCAACTCCGCACCGCGCTGAAGAGGTTGAAAGAGATAATGGAGGGAAGGAGCCAG GACAGCGATCTGAAGCAGTACTGGATGCCGGACAGCCAGTGCAAGGAGTGCTACGACTGCAACGAGAAGTTCACCACcttccgccgccgccaccactgCCGTCTGTGCGGACAGATCTTCTGCAGCCGCTGCTGCAACCAGGAAATCCCCGGGAAGTTCATGGGCTACACCG GAGATCTTCGTGCCTGTACGTACTGCCGAAAGATCGCCCTGAGCTACGCTCACTCGACCGACTCGTGCTCCATCGGAGAAGACCTGAGCGCCTTGTCCgactccacctgctctgtgtgtgtgttggagcccAGCGAGCCTCGGACCCCCGTGGGTGGACGGAAGTCCAGCAGGAACATCTTCCTCGAAGAAGACCTGACCTGGCAGAG AAAAACTCCTATTGGGATGAGAAAGAA caTGATTCATCAGGAGCAGCAGAACAGCGGTCTGACCTCCAGACTGACGGCGCGACAAGAAGACGTCGGCAAATCGCCGGCTCGGAAGAG GTCCGCCAGCGTGACCAACCTGTCGCTGGACCGCGCCTCCATGGCGCCCTCTTACGACAGCGCAGTCAGCCCGCCGACCAGCCGGGGCATGTCGGGCACCAAGAGCGGCACCAAGCTGGAccacagcgaggaggagaggaagatccTCCTG GACTCCTCCCAGCTGAAGGACTTGTGGAAGAAGATCTGCCACAACAGCACAGGAATGGAGTTCCAGGACCACAGGTATTGGCTGAGGACCTACCCCaactgcattgtgggaaaagaGCTGGTCAACTGGCTGCTGAGGAACGGCACCATCTCCACCAG GGCACAGGCTATCGCCATAGGACAGGCTCTGGTGGACGGTCGCTGGCTGGACTGCGTCACGCACCACGACCAGCTGTTCAGGGACGAGTACGCCCTCTACCGCCCCCTGCAG AGTACAGAGTTTTCGGAGACGCCGTCTCCAGACAGCGACAGCGTGAACTCCGTGGAGGGACATTCAGAGCCGTCCTGGTTCAAGGACATCAAGTTTGATGACAGCGACACGGAGCAGCTGGCGGACGAGAGCGAGTACGCCATGCCGA ACTCAGCCAGTCCCAGCAAGAGAACATCCGTCAGCAGCTCCCAGTCAGTGGTGGACAGTGACTCCGCCGCCTCCATCAACCTCAACATGGAGCAGAACAATGTCAACTTCCACATCAAGAAACAGTCCAAGTACCCACATGTACCTTCTGCAGCTGAGCAGAAAG CTGAATTCCATCTGTCCGAGGATGGAGGACAGAATATCATTATAAGTGATGCCTTCATCAAAG AGTCTCTGTTCAACCGCCGCGTGGAGGAGAAGGCCAAAGAGATGCTGTTTACTCCGCTGGGTTGGCACCACAGCTCTCTGGATCAGCTGCGAGAGGAGAACGGAGAGAAGAAGGCCATGGAGAGGCTGCT CTCTGCCAACCACAGCCACATGAtggcgctgctgcagcagctgctctaCAGCgagtctctgtctctgtcctggCGGGACATCATCGTCCCCGTGGTCCGACAGGTGGTCCAGACGGTGCGGCCCGACGTTCGCAACTGTGACGACGACATGGACATCCGCCAGCTGGTGCACATCAAGAAG ATCTCTGGAGGCAGGAAGTTTGACTCGAAGGTGGTAAACGGCTTTGTGTGCACCAAGAACATCGCCCACAAGAAG ATGAACTCTCACATCAAGAACCCCCAAATCCTGCTGCTGAAGTGCTCCATAGAGTATCTATACAGGGAGGAGTCCAAGTTTTCCTGCATCGACCCCATTGTGCTGCAG GAACGAGAGTTTTTGAAGAACTACGTGCAGCGGATAGTAGACGTCCGCCCCACGCTGGTGTTGGTGGAGAGGACCGTGTCTCGCATTGCTCAGGACATGCTGCTGGAGCACGGCATCACCCTGGTCATCAACGTCAAAGCG CAAGTCCTGGAGAGGGTGAGTCGTATGACCCAGGGAGACCTGGTGATGTCCATGGACCAGCTCCTCACCAAACCCCGTCTGGGAACCTGCCTCAAGTTCTTCATGCAGCCCTTCACGCTGGCCAACG acgagGCGAAGACTCTGATGTTCTTTGAGGGCTGCCCTCCTCATCTGGGATGCTCGATAAAGCTGCGAGGAGCCTCGGACTACGAGCTGGCCCGCGTGAAGGAGATCATCATGCTGATGGTGTGCGTGGCCTACCACTCCCAGCTGGAGATCTCTTTCCTCATGGACGAGTTTGCCATGCCGCCCAGTTTGGCCCAGAGCACCTCATTCCCCTGCCTGCTGGAGGGCacggctgtggaggaggaggaggaggagatggaggaggaggcggctgaTGGAGAGACGAGCGAAGAGAGCTTGGAGAAAACCGTAGTGCCCGAAGACTCGGCGCAGGGAGGAGGAACTGAGGAGGGGGGCCTTCCCCTCGAATCTTCCCCGAAAACCGGAGACGTTGACTCTTTTAAAGAGAAGCATTTTGCCGACTCGTCGTCCCCCGTACGGCACGAGGAGGCCGGCAACGTGGAGAAAATGACCTCCACGCCTTTCTCCAGTCCCATGACAATGCCTCTGTGCGTGCCGCCTCCCTTCCTCTTGGAGGAAGACCAGGAGATGGACTCGGACACTCTCATCATGGCGCctgggggggaggcggaggaggaggaggagggaagcccAGGAGCCAAGGGGGATTCACACGACAGGGATGAAGGGGACGGCGCTCCCGCCACCCGGTCTTTCCGAGACCCCCTGCAGGACGACACGGGCATGTTCGTGGCCGAGCAGGTGGATTCATCCGACGATCGTCTGAAGTCCATCTCCGCTGGCTTCAAGCAGGAGCTCAAAGAGATCATCCTGTGCATCTCCCCCTTCATCACCTTCAGAGAGCCGTTCCTCCTCACGCCCGCCGGCATGCACTGCCCCAGCAGGGATTACTTTCCAGAGCAG GTCTACCTGTCTCCCCTCCTCAACAAGGACTACAAGGAACTGGACGGACGCCGTAAGCGGCAGCTCCTCAAagactccgccccctccgctCTGGTTAGCGCGCAGACCAACGGCGCCCTCCAGCCGAAACCCATCAACGTGCTGCCCTCGCACAGTCTCACCAGCACCCGCATCGTAGAGCAGCTGAGCGGCAGCCAGGACCTGGCCAAGATGCTGGCCGACTACAGGGCGCAGGGGGGGCGTATCCGCCAGAGGGACGCCACCGACCCCTTCTGCGCCGCGACTCCCGCCAGCGTGCAGAGCAAGGCGCCGGACGGCCCGCCGAGGCCGCCGGCGAGGGccgacagcgaggaggagaggccgaGCAGACAGACCGATGTGAGCTTGGCCCCCAAG CGCTCTGACTGGACTTGTGTTGATCATCACGAGGCTCTGGTTGCTCTGAGTAACTGGAGCTACTTCCACCTGAAAGAAAAGAGTGTCCAG CTGGACTGTCTGAACCCCGTCAACCACCAGAGACTGTGCGTGCTCTTCAGCAGCTCATCCGCTCAGTCCAGCAACGCGCCCAACCCCTGCGTCAGCCCCTG GATCGTCACCATGGACTTTTATGGCAAGAACGACCTCTCCCTCGGTGTGTTCTTGGAGCGATACTGTTTCCG GCCGTCCTACCATTGCCCCAGCATGTTCTGCGAGACTCCCATGGTGCACCACATCCGCCGGTTTGTGCACGGCAGCGGCTGCGTGCAGATCGTGTTGAAGGAGCTGGACTCCCCCGTGCCCGGTTACCAGCACACGATTCTCAACTACTCGTGGTGCCGCGTCTGCAAACAG GTGACGCCCGTGGTGCCCCTGTCCAACGACTCGTGGTCCATGTCTTTCGCCAAGTACCTGGAGCTCCGCTTCTACGGGCACCAGTACTCCCGCAGGGCCAACGCGGAGCCCTGCGGACACTCCATCCACAAGGACTACCACCAGTACTTCTCGTACAACCAGATGGTGGCTTCCTTCAG CTACACGTCCGTACGACTGTTGGAGATTTGTCTTCCTCGACCCAAGATCTTCATCAGGAACCTGGGACCTTCTAAGACCAACCTGCAGCAGGACCTGAAGGACTTCACTCACAA AGTGACTCAGGTGTACCTGGCCATAGACGACCGCCTCACCTCCCTCAAGACCGACACCTTCAGTAAGACGCGggaggaaaagatggaggaccTCTTTGCTCAGAAAGAC atggaggaggcggagcttcggAGCTGGATCGATAAACTACAGGTGCGACTGCAGGCCTGCGTGCTGGACTCCCCTCAGCAGGTGCAGGCGGTGCTGGAGTCGCTGGTGATGAAGAAACAGGGTCTGTGCGAGATGCTGCAGTCCTGGAACGGCAG GCTGCAGGAGTTGTTCCAGCAGGAGAAAGGCAGGAAGCGTCTGTCCGTCCCTCCGAGCCCGGGGCGCCACCGGCAGACGGCCGCCGACGACAGCAAG TGCGCCCTGGACTCCTCCCCCCGCAACCCCTCGCCGGTGGTGCAGAATGGGGACAAAG AGGACCGACATCTCTGCATTctgccctcctcgtcctcctcctcctcctccatgctgcCGTCACCAGGAGAACCTGCAGTCGAAGCCTTCACCCCGGTGCCGTCCTTCACTGAGCAGGACTCGCTCAGCATCCCAGAGG ATGTGTTTGATGGACACTTGCTGGGCTCCACGGACAGCCAGGTGAAGGAGAAATCCACCATGAAGGCCATCCTCGCCAACTTCCTGCCCGGCAACAGCTACAACCCCATCCCCTTCCCCTT CGACCCGGACAAACACTACCTGATGTACGAGCACGAGCGGGTTCCCATCGCCGTGTGCGAGCGAGAGCCCAGCTCCATCATCGCCTTCGCTCTCAG CTGTAAGGAGTACAAAACGTCGCTGGACGATCTGTCGAAGACGTCCAACGCGGGCGGGGACGAGACTCCGCAGGCCGCCAGGTACCAGAGagaaaatag CGCCGGGGAGAGTCGGACTAAGAGCAGCCCGGCTCGGCCCAGTGAGTCGGCCTCGTCCCAGCAGAGCCGCACCAGCATGGAGACGGATCCCCTCA AGGACGCAGAGCTGGGAGACAAACAGAGGAAGCAGACGCTGAATCCACACGTCGAGCTAC AATTCTCTGACGCCAACGCCCGGTTTTACTGTCGCATCTACTACGCCGAGGAGTTCCACAAGATGCGAGAGGAGATCATGGAGAGCCCGGAGGAGGACTTCGTCCGCTCGCTGTCCCACTGCGTCAACTGGCAGGCTCGCGGAGGAAAGTCTGGAGCGGTGTTCTACGCAACAGAag ACGACCGGTTCATCCTGAAGCAGATGCCCCGACTGGAGGTCCAGTCCTTCCTGGACTTTGCTCCTCACTACTTCACCTACATCACCGGAGCCGTGCAGCAGAAA CGGCCCACGGCGCTGGCGAAGATCCTGGGAGTTTACAGGATCGGATACAAGAACTCTCAGAACAACACGGAGAAGAAGCTGGACCTGCTGGTGATGGAGAATCTCTTCTATGGACGCAAGATGGCTCAG GTGTTTGACCTCAAAGGCTCCCTGAGGAACCGCAACGTGAAGACGGACTCGGGGAAGGAGAGCTGCGAGGTGGTGCTGCTGGACGAGAACCTCCTGAAGCTGATCCACGACAACCCGCTGTACATCCGCTCCCACTGCAAGGCCATCCTGCGCGCCGCCATACACAGCGACGCCTACTTCCTGTCCAGCCACCTCATCATCGACTACTCGCTGCTGGTGGGGCGCGACGACGCCACCGACCAGCTGGTGGTCGGCATCAtcg ATTACATCAGGACGTTTACGTGGGACAAGAGGCTGGAGATGGTTGTCAAATCCACCGGAATCCTGGGGGGTCAAG GCAAGATGCCCACCGTGGTCTCTCCCGAGCTCTACAGGTCCCGCTTCTGCGAGGCCATGGACAAGTACTTCCTCATGGTGCCGGACCACTGGACCGGCCTGGGGGTCAACTGCTGA